A genomic stretch from Georgenia muralis includes:
- a CDS encoding phosphotransferase, translating into MVRSALALAALATTAVPGLDVVATRPPQRVTTDFQTTGVLDGGGRSWVVVAPLHAAAGAALEGEVAVLANLAQAVDDGRLPFDVPRPAGFAALPEGGRAMVHRQLVGRPLDVTRLAAGPGLSAEVGRAIAAFHELDADVVAEAGLPVYDADAYRRRCLAEVDEAARTGHVPAVLLNRWEHALEDVALWRFRAVPVHGDLAPDHVLVHEGRVSAVLALSEAHVGDPAEDLAWLTASAPEESLDAIEEAYSLARTESTDKHLLDRALLVSELALARWLLHGTRTGEQAVVDDAAAMLRELASDVEDAPPIGSREPVVLPDRGWDEGDDSLARTGGDQTLEPADDESEPRDRLTPADDVDVEVEVEVEVEVDDTRAHELDQLGAEGQDDDEPDPVDASRPDPARRQDHAAVTEELHLGRDLPDFLREDRPNG; encoded by the coding sequence GTGGTCCGATCCGCCCTCGCCCTCGCCGCCCTCGCCACCACGGCCGTCCCCGGCCTGGACGTGGTGGCGACCCGACCACCCCAGCGGGTGACCACCGACTTCCAGACCACCGGCGTCCTGGACGGCGGAGGGCGCAGCTGGGTGGTCGTCGCGCCGCTGCACGCCGCCGCCGGCGCCGCCCTGGAGGGCGAGGTCGCGGTCCTGGCCAACCTCGCCCAGGCCGTCGACGACGGCCGGCTGCCCTTCGACGTCCCGCGCCCCGCCGGCTTCGCCGCCCTGCCCGAGGGCGGGCGCGCGATGGTCCACCGCCAGCTCGTCGGCCGCCCGCTCGACGTCACCAGGCTCGCCGCGGGCCCGGGGCTCTCCGCCGAGGTGGGCCGCGCGATCGCCGCCTTCCACGAGCTCGACGCCGACGTCGTCGCCGAGGCGGGCCTGCCGGTCTACGACGCCGACGCCTACCGCCGCCGCTGCCTCGCCGAGGTCGACGAGGCCGCCCGCACCGGGCACGTGCCGGCGGTCCTGCTCAACCGGTGGGAGCACGCCCTCGAGGACGTCGCGCTGTGGCGGTTCCGGGCGGTGCCGGTGCACGGCGACCTCGCCCCCGACCACGTCCTGGTCCACGAGGGCCGCGTCAGCGCCGTGCTCGCCCTGTCCGAGGCCCACGTCGGGGACCCCGCGGAGGATCTCGCCTGGCTGACGGCGTCCGCGCCGGAGGAGTCCCTCGACGCGATCGAGGAGGCGTACTCCCTCGCCCGCACCGAGAGCACGGACAAGCACCTGCTCGACCGCGCCCTGCTCGTCTCCGAGCTCGCGCTGGCGCGGTGGCTGCTCCACGGCACCCGCACGGGTGAGCAGGCGGTGGTCGACGACGCGGCCGCGATGCTGCGCGAGCTCGCCTCCGACGTCGAGGACGCCCCGCCCATCGGCTCTCGCGAGCCCGTGGTCCTGCCCGACCGTGGCTGGGACGAGGGCGACGACAGCCTCGCCCGTACGGGCGGCGACCAGACGCTCGAGCCCGCCGACGACGAGTCGGAGCCCCGCGACCGGCTCACGCCGGCGGACGACGTCGATGTCGAGGTCGAGGTCGAGGTCGAGGTCGAGGTCGACGACACCCGTGCACACGAGCTCGACCAGCTCGGCGCCGAGGGTCAGGACGACGACGAGCCTGACCCGGTGGACGCGTCCCGCCCCGACCCCGCACGGCGGCAGGACCACGCCGCGGTCACCGAGGAGCTCCACCTCGGCCGCGACCTGCCCGACTTCCTGCGCGAGGACCGCCCGAACGGCTGA
- a CDS encoding CpaF family protein gives MEDGVALLESEVRELVRRRGLDPARDTDGVRSLVAAVVADYDERSLAGLVPPLADPGAAAKEVVDAVAGLGPLQRYLDDPEVEEVWINEPGKVFVARAGRSELTTTMLTHQQVRDLVERMLRASGRRLDLSTPFVDASLLTGERIHVVIPDITRSAWAVNIRKFITRARRLSDLVAVGSLTPQAAAFLDAAVVAGLNVLVSGATQAGKTTLVTALAGAIPAGQRIITCEEVFELRLANRDAVAMQTRQPNLEGVGEVPLRRLVKEALRMRPDRIIIGEVREAEAFDMLVALNAGIPGMCTLHANSAREAVTKLCTLPLLAGENVTASFVVPTVASAVDVVVHLELGRDGRRRVREIVAVTGRVEDGVVETAELFALHDDRLERSGGYPSHPERFAQAGYDLAALLTAGDRG, from the coding sequence GTGGAGGACGGTGTGGCGCTGCTCGAGTCCGAGGTGCGCGAGCTGGTCCGCCGCCGGGGCCTGGATCCCGCCCGCGACACCGACGGTGTGCGCTCTCTCGTCGCTGCCGTCGTGGCCGACTACGACGAGCGGTCGCTGGCCGGGCTGGTCCCGCCCCTCGCGGACCCCGGTGCGGCCGCCAAGGAGGTCGTCGACGCCGTCGCCGGCCTCGGTCCGCTCCAGCGCTACCTCGACGACCCCGAGGTCGAGGAGGTGTGGATCAACGAGCCGGGCAAGGTCTTCGTGGCGCGAGCCGGTCGGTCGGAGCTGACGACCACGATGCTCACCCACCAGCAGGTCCGTGACCTCGTCGAGCGGATGCTGCGGGCATCCGGTCGCCGGCTCGACCTCTCCACCCCCTTCGTCGACGCCTCGCTGCTCACCGGCGAGCGCATCCACGTCGTCATCCCGGACATCACCCGCTCCGCCTGGGCCGTGAACATCCGCAAGTTCATCACCCGGGCGCGGCGTCTGAGCGACCTCGTCGCCGTCGGGTCGCTCACGCCCCAGGCTGCGGCGTTCCTCGACGCGGCCGTGGTGGCGGGACTCAACGTGCTGGTGTCCGGCGCGACGCAGGCCGGCAAGACCACGCTCGTCACCGCCTTGGCAGGGGCCATCCCCGCCGGTCAGCGGATCATCACCTGCGAGGAGGTCTTCGAGCTCCGGCTCGCCAACCGTGACGCCGTCGCCATGCAGACGCGCCAGCCCAACCTCGAGGGTGTCGGGGAGGTGCCGCTGCGGCGCCTGGTGAAGGAGGCGCTGCGCATGCGCCCCGACCGGATCATCATCGGCGAGGTCCGTGAGGCGGAGGCGTTCGACATGCTCGTGGCGCTCAATGCCGGGATCCCCGGGATGTGCACCCTCCACGCGAACTCCGCCCGGGAGGCGGTGACGAAGCTGTGCACCCTCCCGCTGCTCGCGGGCGAGAACGTCACGGCGTCGTTCGTGGTGCCGACCGTCGCGAGCGCCGTCGACGTCGTCGTGCACCTGGAGCTCGGCCGGGACGGGCGCCGGAGGGTCCGCGAGATCGTCGCGGTGACGGGCCGGGTCGAGGACGGTGTCGTGGAGACCGCGGAGCTGTTCGCCCTGCACGACGACCGGCTCGAACGCTCCGGCGGGTACCCCAGCCACCCGGAGCGGTTCGCCCAGGCCGGCTACGACCTGGCCGCACTGCTCACGGCCGGCGACCGGGGGTAG
- a CDS encoding type II secretion system F family protein: MGAISGLLLGTGLLSIWFSFFERPAARATPRGWSRRTQDLLVQAGAPSVSPTSLILTAAGLGVTVFVLGVALTSAPPIAACFAAIASGAPWALVHSRARRRRTELRTVWPEVVDDLVSGIRAGRSLPEALISLGERGPEEVREEFRRFAEDYRATGRFDDALEILKARLADPVADRIVEALRLTSEVGGTELGRLLRTLAQMLREDLRTRGELEARQTWTVNGARMAVAAPWLVLLLLATRPEAAQAYDSPIGVVVLAVGAASSALAYWLMMRIGRLPEEQRVMR; the protein is encoded by the coding sequence TTGGGTGCGATCTCGGGACTGCTCCTCGGGACCGGTCTGCTCAGCATCTGGTTCTCGTTCTTCGAGCGACCGGCGGCCCGCGCCACTCCCCGCGGCTGGTCCCGACGCACCCAGGACCTCCTCGTCCAGGCGGGTGCCCCGTCGGTCTCACCCACCTCCCTGATCCTCACCGCCGCCGGGCTCGGGGTGACGGTCTTCGTCCTCGGCGTGGCACTGACGTCCGCGCCGCCCATCGCGGCGTGCTTCGCGGCGATCGCCTCGGGCGCACCCTGGGCGCTCGTGCACTCGCGTGCTCGTCGGCGGCGGACGGAGCTGCGCACGGTCTGGCCAGAGGTGGTCGACGACCTGGTGTCCGGCATCCGCGCCGGCCGGTCCCTGCCGGAGGCGCTCATCTCGCTCGGCGAGCGTGGGCCGGAGGAGGTGCGGGAGGAGTTCCGGCGCTTCGCCGAGGACTACCGGGCCACGGGGCGGTTCGACGACGCGCTCGAGATCCTCAAGGCGCGCCTGGCCGACCCGGTCGCCGACCGGATCGTCGAGGCGCTGCGCCTGACCAGCGAGGTCGGTGGCACCGAGCTCGGGCGGCTGCTGCGCACCCTCGCGCAGATGCTCCGTGAAGACCTGCGGACGCGCGGCGAGCTCGAGGCGCGACAGACGTGGACGGTCAACGGGGCGCGCATGGCCGTCGCCGCACCGTGGTTGGTGCTGCTGCTGCTCGCCACCAGACCGGAGGCCGCGCAGGCCTACGACAGCCCCATCGGGGTGGTGGTGCTCGCGGTGGGAGCAGCGAGCTCCGCGCTTGCCTACTGGCTGATGATGCGCATCGGACGGCTGCCCGAGGAACAGCGGGTGATGCGATGA
- a CDS encoding type II secretion system F family protein: protein MSTALTGALAGLLGGTGLALVLWRLGSRRVTLAQRLAPYLRERPRTSRLLAESQLHTPFPTLERLLAPGLHDAARLLERLGSSSVSIRRRLVLAGSPVTHDQFRMEQLLWGALGLAGGLLLALTVGLVRGAAVVPLLLGVTLSAVGAAVARDQLLTWQVRRRQDRMRAELPDVAELLALAVGAGEGAVAALERLARATRGELTREIDRTLAEARSGVPLGQALERMAGRTDVPAVARFADGVAVALERGSPLAEVLRAQAQDARETSRRELMETGGKKELAMMVPVVFLVLPVTVLFAIFPGLAVLEVGL from the coding sequence ATGAGCACCGCCCTCACCGGCGCGCTCGCCGGGTTGCTCGGCGGGACCGGGCTCGCCCTCGTGCTGTGGCGGCTGGGCTCGCGTCGAGTCACGCTCGCCCAGCGCCTGGCCCCCTACCTCCGGGAGCGGCCCCGCACCTCGCGCCTGCTGGCCGAGAGCCAGCTCCACACCCCCTTCCCGACCCTCGAGCGACTGCTGGCGCCCGGGCTGCACGACGCCGCCCGCCTCCTCGAGCGACTCGGCTCGTCCTCGGTGAGCATCCGGCGCCGCCTCGTCCTGGCCGGCTCACCCGTCACCCACGACCAGTTCCGCATGGAGCAGCTGCTGTGGGGTGCCCTGGGGCTGGCAGGTGGGCTCCTCCTGGCCCTGACCGTGGGCCTGGTCCGCGGGGCGGCCGTCGTGCCGCTGCTCCTCGGGGTCACCCTCAGCGCGGTGGGCGCCGCCGTCGCACGCGACCAGCTGCTCACCTGGCAGGTGCGGCGTCGGCAGGACCGGATGCGCGCCGAGCTGCCCGACGTCGCCGAGCTCCTCGCGCTCGCCGTCGGTGCGGGCGAGGGAGCCGTGGCAGCGCTGGAACGCCTCGCTCGTGCCACCCGGGGCGAGCTCACGAGGGAGATCGACCGCACCCTCGCCGAGGCGCGTTCCGGCGTCCCGCTGGGCCAGGCTCTCGAACGCATGGCCGGACGTACCGACGTACCTGCGGTCGCGCGCTTCGCCGACGGCGTCGCGGTGGCGCTCGAGCGGGGCTCGCCGCTGGCCGAGGTGCTCCGCGCCCAGGCGCAGGACGCCCGGGAGACCTCGCGCCGCGAGCTCATGGAGACGGGCGGGAAGAAGGAGCTGGCCATGATGGTGCCGGTCGTCTTCCTGGTCCTGCCCGTCACCGTCCTCTTCGCGATCTTCCCCGGCCTTGCCGTGCTGGAGGTGGGGCTGTGA
- a CDS encoding TadE/TadG family type IV pilus assembly protein yields MVDFVLVSVLVVAVVLAVVQLTLGLHVRNTLIDAASEGARHGALVGSSPAAGAERARSLIAMSLSSRYADRVSAGTVQRAGTTLVRVDVSAPLPVLGLLGPSGVVEVSGHAVLERPL; encoded by the coding sequence GTGGTCGACTTCGTGCTCGTCTCGGTGCTGGTCGTGGCGGTCGTGCTCGCCGTCGTCCAGCTCACCCTGGGTCTGCACGTGCGCAACACCCTCATCGACGCCGCCTCGGAGGGCGCCCGTCACGGCGCGCTCGTCGGCTCCAGCCCCGCGGCCGGAGCAGAGCGCGCCCGGAGCCTGATCGCGATGTCGTTGTCATCCCGGTACGCCGACCGGGTCTCGGCGGGAACCGTGCAGCGGGCCGGGACCACCCTCGTGCGGGTCGACGTCAGCGCCCCGCTCCCGGTGCTCGGCCTGCTCGGTCCGTCGGGTGTGGTGGAGGTCAGCGGGCACGCGGTGCTGGAGCGACCCCTGTGA
- a CDS encoding pilus assembly protein: MRARLRRLGGDRGSAVVEFLGVSVLLLVPIVYLVLTLSRVQAAAFAAEGAAREAGRILAQGGEPVVAMGAVELVFEDQGFDVSGAEALSFSCEAGGCRAPGARVLVEVATVVELPLLPDLVTSVVPAEVPVSATHLAVVGDFRDAP; encoded by the coding sequence GTGAGGGCGCGCCTGAGACGACTCGGCGGCGACCGGGGCAGCGCGGTGGTCGAGTTCCTCGGCGTCAGCGTGCTGCTTCTGGTCCCGATCGTCTACCTCGTCCTGACGCTCTCGCGGGTGCAGGCGGCGGCGTTCGCGGCCGAGGGCGCGGCGCGCGAGGCGGGGCGCATCCTGGCTCAGGGTGGGGAACCCGTCGTCGCCATGGGAGCGGTGGAGCTGGTGTTCGAGGACCAGGGGTTCGACGTCTCCGGCGCCGAGGCGTTGAGCTTCTCGTGCGAGGCAGGCGGGTGCAGGGCGCCCGGCGCACGGGTGCTGGTGGAGGTCGCCACGGTGGTCGAGCTGCCCCTCCTCCCCGATCTGGTGACTTCCGTGGTGCCGGCCGAGGTGCCGGTCAGCGCCACGCACCTGGCGGTGGTGGGCGACTTCCGGGACGCCCCATGA
- a CDS encoding CBU_0592 family membrane protein gives MNDFAALAVSIVGWVGAAASLGAYAMVTQRRIEPDSLLFQGLNIGGATALAVSASVNAAWPSAVANVVWVAIGVQGLLSVKRAVITRRARAAASRLARDLRHPVGLHRPVRRPAGPEGPAASRRPAAAPRSGRSRRPGGRTTVGTREVRATETGLRAAGTPGLTEKLVRV, from the coding sequence ATGAACGACTTCGCCGCGCTCGCCGTCTCCATCGTCGGATGGGTGGGCGCCGCCGCGTCCCTGGGGGCCTACGCGATGGTGACCCAGCGCCGGATCGAGCCCGACTCGCTGCTGTTCCAGGGCCTGAACATCGGCGGCGCCACCGCGCTCGCGGTGAGCGCGTCGGTGAACGCGGCGTGGCCCTCGGCCGTGGCGAACGTCGTCTGGGTCGCTATCGGGGTGCAGGGCCTGCTCTCGGTCAAGCGGGCCGTCATCACCCGGCGGGCCCGGGCGGCCGCCTCCCGGCTCGCACGCGACCTGCGCCACCCGGTCGGGCTGCACCGCCCCGTGCGGCGGCCCGCCGGTCCCGAGGGGCCGGCCGCCTCGCGCCGACCTGCCGCCGCACCGCGTTCCGGTCGTTCACGCCGACCGGGCGGCCGCACCACCGTCGGGACGCGCGAGGTGCGCGCCACCGAGACCGGACTGCGGGCCGCGGGCACTCCCGGGCTGACGGAGAAGCTCGTCCGGGTCTGA
- a CDS encoding LysR family transcriptional regulator, with translation MEIDPRRLGFLLAVNRYGGVLAAADVLRVSPSAVSQQIARLEAETGVRVLDRQPTGATLTRAGRILAETAERIESEVGEARRSLLTLEGDISGVVVVGAFQTAIRAVLVPLVTELEQTLPGVQLVVNEVPEEHGRRALRRGELDLLVIEHDVSAPSPAPQGARDVPFLDEPWVVALPAGEPVPATLMDLAERTWLGPEPGGAAERALHRLAAELSFDPRTRHRYLDFDVGLAMVGAGLGIALLPSLALRRHLPENVQWVALPGLGTRRLFVRHRLTRTEPRAATLAVLEQMVQVAGALEAL, from the coding sequence ATGGAGATCGACCCACGAAGACTTGGATTCCTCTTGGCCGTCAACAGGTACGGAGGAGTCCTCGCCGCCGCCGACGTGCTGCGTGTCAGCCCCTCCGCCGTCTCCCAGCAGATCGCCCGCCTCGAGGCCGAGACCGGGGTCCGGGTGCTCGACCGCCAGCCCACCGGCGCCACCCTCACGCGGGCCGGGCGGATCCTTGCCGAGACGGCCGAGCGCATCGAGTCCGAGGTGGGGGAGGCCCGCCGATCCCTCCTCACCCTCGAGGGCGACATCTCCGGCGTGGTCGTCGTCGGGGCGTTCCAGACGGCGATCCGCGCCGTCCTCGTCCCGCTCGTCACCGAGCTCGAGCAGACCCTCCCCGGCGTCCAGCTCGTGGTCAACGAGGTGCCCGAGGAGCACGGCCGCCGAGCGCTGCGCCGGGGCGAGCTCGATCTGCTCGTCATCGAGCACGACGTCTCGGCGCCGAGCCCGGCCCCGCAGGGGGCGCGCGACGTCCCCTTCCTCGACGAGCCGTGGGTGGTGGCGCTGCCCGCGGGGGAGCCGGTCCCGGCCACCCTCATGGACCTGGCCGAGCGCACCTGGCTCGGGCCCGAGCCGGGCGGCGCCGCCGAGCGCGCGCTGCACCGCCTGGCCGCCGAGCTGTCGTTCGACCCGCGCACCCGGCACCGCTACCTCGACTTCGACGTGGGCCTCGCCATGGTCGGCGCGGGCCTCGGGATCGCGCTGCTGCCCTCGCTCGCCCTGCGCCGCCACCTCCCGGAGAACGTGCAGTGGGTCGCGCTGCCGGGGCTGGGCACGAGGCGGCTGTTCGTGCGCCACCGCCTCACCCGGACCGAGCCGCGGGCCGCCACGCTCGCCGTCCTCGAGCAGATGGTCCAGGTGGCCGGCGCCCTCGAGGCGCTGTGA
- a CDS encoding multidrug effflux MFS transporter, with product MTFPAAVRPPASFVLLLGAMAALPAVTTDLYLPSLPDVARDLETSAALVQATITGVLIGGAVGQILIGPLSDRFGRRAPVLIGISVHIVASLLAAIAPSIIPLLALRVIQGVGNSAAMVSAMAVIRDRYSGAGASVILSRLMLVVGVAPLFAPTVGGLIAHLWGWRANFTVLAILGLILLLVVARALPETHPPERRVARGLAGTARSYGVLLADRQFMALALLPGLGLGALISYVAGSPFVLREGYGLSENAFALLFAINGAGLVLGSQVNASLVRRFEPLKIIRVAIPLAMLLAAVLVVVAATGAGGLVALMTPLWFMLAVNALVPPNASALALTRHGERAGTAAALIGAMQAGVAGVVSPMVGVLGGDAVAMATVILGAVAAAFVVLVVATPAYRRGGETPAGEPA from the coding sequence GTGACATTCCCCGCCGCCGTCCGGCCGCCGGCGTCGTTCGTGCTGCTCCTCGGGGCGATGGCCGCTCTCCCCGCGGTCACGACCGACCTGTACCTGCCGTCCCTGCCCGACGTCGCCCGCGACCTGGAGACCTCGGCGGCACTCGTCCAGGCGACGATCACCGGCGTCCTCATCGGTGGTGCTGTGGGGCAGATCCTCATCGGTCCGCTGTCGGACCGGTTCGGCCGACGCGCTCCCGTTCTCATCGGCATCTCGGTGCACATCGTCGCCTCGCTGCTGGCCGCGATCGCGCCCTCGATCATCCCGCTGCTGGCCCTGCGGGTGATCCAGGGCGTGGGCAACTCCGCCGCGATGGTCTCGGCCATGGCGGTCATCCGGGACCGCTACTCCGGTGCCGGGGCGTCGGTCATCCTGTCGCGGCTCATGCTCGTGGTCGGGGTCGCGCCGCTCTTCGCGCCCACCGTGGGTGGGCTCATCGCGCACCTGTGGGGCTGGCGGGCCAACTTCACCGTCCTGGCCATCCTCGGGCTGATCCTCCTGCTCGTCGTCGCCCGCGCCCTGCCCGAGACCCACCCACCCGAGCGGCGCGTGGCCCGGGGCCTCGCCGGGACGGCCCGCAGCTACGGCGTCCTCCTCGCCGACCGGCAGTTCATGGCTCTCGCCCTCCTCCCGGGCCTCGGGCTCGGGGCGCTCATCAGCTACGTGGCGGGCTCGCCGTTCGTCCTGCGCGAGGGCTACGGACTCTCCGAGAACGCCTTTGCGCTGCTGTTCGCGATCAACGGCGCCGGTCTCGTGCTCGGCTCGCAGGTCAACGCCTCGCTCGTGCGCCGCTTCGAGCCGCTCAAGATCATCCGGGTGGCGATCCCGCTGGCGATGCTCCTCGCGGCGGTGCTCGTGGTGGTGGCGGCGACCGGGGCGGGCGGCCTCGTCGCCCTCATGACCCCGCTGTGGTTCATGCTCGCCGTCAACGCGCTCGTCCCGCCCAACGCCTCCGCGCTGGCGCTCACCCGGCACGGGGAGCGGGCCGGCACCGCCGCCGCGCTCATCGGGGCGATGCAGGCCGGGGTTGCGGGCGTCGTCAGCCCGATGGTGGGCGTGCTCGGCGGCGACGCCGTCGCGATGGCCACCGTCATCCTCGGTGCTGTCGCCGCCGCGTTCGTCGTCCTCGTGGTGGCCACCCCGGCCTACCGCCGGGGCGGCGAGACCCCCGCGGGCGAGCCCGCGTAG
- a CDS encoding Hsp20/alpha crystallin family protein has translation MSVDPTKDAETTTDVEPTKEPEQRPAGAVGPLHRSPRELAEQLWESWPFGDFPWPFRETGRPAGVPIRVEEHRDGDQVVVRAELPGVDPEKDIDVTVEDGILTISAERRESTEKKEDKSYRSEFRYGSFVRRLPVPRGVRTEDVSASYRDGVLEVRLPSPPTEEAPPRKVQVQRG, from the coding sequence ATGAGCGTCGACCCCACGAAGGACGCCGAGACCACCACGGACGTCGAGCCCACCAAGGAACCGGAGCAGCGCCCCGCGGGCGCGGTCGGCCCGCTCCACCGCTCCCCGCGCGAGCTGGCGGAGCAGCTCTGGGAGTCCTGGCCGTTCGGGGACTTCCCCTGGCCGTTCCGTGAGACCGGTCGTCCGGCCGGCGTGCCGATCCGCGTCGAGGAGCACCGCGACGGCGACCAGGTGGTCGTCCGCGCGGAGCTGCCGGGCGTCGACCCGGAGAAGGACATCGACGTCACGGTCGAGGACGGGATCCTCACGATCAGCGCCGAGCGCCGCGAGTCCACGGAGAAGAAGGAGGACAAGAGCTACCGCAGCGAGTTCCGGTACGGCAGCTTCGTCCGGCGTCTGCCCGTACCGCGAGGAGTGCGGACCGAGGACGTCTCGGCGAGCTACCGCGACGGTGTCCTCGAGGTGCGGCTGCCTTCTCCGCCGACCGAGGAGGCGCCGCCGAGGAAGGTCCAGGTGCAGCGCGGCTGA
- a CDS encoding phosphoribosyltransferase family protein, with protein sequence MGWFGHSDIFRDRIEAGQLLGERLAAVGGLAGARTADDLTPAPAPSPDVVRGARHRPPLVVGLPRGGVPVAAEVARALDAPLDVVVVRKLGVPWQPELAMGAIGEEGVRVLNPAVAARVDPADLAAVTRREQLELDRRVRAWRGVGAGHEVAGRTVVVVDDGIATGATVRAAVAVLRGRGATRIALAVPVVARDVAAELRGAVDDLVALNEPADLHAVGAWYEDFSPVPDEDVRALLVASRARRAREREVLVPTEAGPLPATVTLADDAAGVVLFAHGSGSSRLSPRNRAVAAMLHEVGLSTVLMDLLTEEEGRDRSLVFDIPFLAGRLRTATDWTAGLMSLRDLPLGYFGASTGAGAALWAAADHPARLRAVVSRGGRPDLAAPRLGEVEVPTLLVVGGLDTQVLELSRAALEQLGCPGELVVVPGATHLFEEPGTLERAGAAAAAWFRRHLAD encoded by the coding sequence ATGGGGTGGTTCGGGCACTCGGACATCTTCCGCGACCGCATCGAGGCCGGGCAGCTCCTCGGGGAGCGGCTCGCGGCCGTGGGCGGACTCGCGGGGGCGCGCACGGCCGACGACCTCACCCCGGCACCGGCGCCCTCGCCCGACGTCGTCCGGGGCGCGCGACACCGGCCTCCGCTCGTCGTGGGCCTCCCGCGCGGCGGGGTCCCCGTGGCGGCCGAGGTCGCCCGGGCGCTGGACGCCCCGCTGGACGTCGTCGTCGTGCGCAAGCTGGGCGTGCCCTGGCAGCCCGAGCTGGCCATGGGGGCGATCGGCGAGGAGGGCGTGCGCGTGCTCAACCCCGCCGTCGCCGCGCGGGTCGACCCGGCCGACCTCGCCGCGGTCACCCGCCGGGAGCAGCTCGAGCTCGACCGCCGCGTGCGGGCCTGGCGCGGCGTCGGCGCCGGGCACGAGGTCGCCGGGCGCACGGTCGTCGTCGTGGACGACGGGATCGCCACCGGCGCCACCGTCCGGGCCGCCGTCGCGGTGCTGCGCGGACGCGGCGCCACCCGCATCGCCCTGGCCGTGCCCGTGGTGGCCCGGGACGTCGCCGCCGAGCTGCGCGGCGCCGTCGACGACCTCGTCGCCCTCAACGAACCCGCCGACCTCCACGCCGTGGGCGCCTGGTACGAGGACTTCTCGCCGGTGCCCGACGAGGACGTCCGCGCCCTGCTCGTGGCCTCGCGGGCCCGCCGGGCCAGGGAGCGCGAGGTCCTCGTGCCCACCGAGGCCGGTCCGCTGCCCGCCACCGTCACCCTCGCCGACGACGCCGCCGGCGTGGTCCTGTTCGCGCACGGCTCGGGCAGCAGCCGGCTCAGCCCCCGCAACCGCGCGGTGGCGGCCATGCTCCACGAGGTGGGGCTCAGCACCGTGCTCATGGACCTGCTCACCGAGGAGGAGGGCCGGGACCGCTCGCTCGTGTTCGACATCCCGTTCCTCGCCGGGCGGCTGCGGACGGCGACGGACTGGACCGCCGGCCTGATGTCCCTGCGCGACCTGCCGCTGGGCTACTTCGGCGCGAGCACCGGCGCCGGCGCGGCCCTGTGGGCGGCCGCCGACCACCCCGCCCGGCTGCGCGCCGTCGTCTCCCGTGGCGGACGCCCGGACCTCGCCGCCCCGCGGCTCGGTGAGGTCGAGGTGCCCACGCTGCTGGTGGTGGGCGGGCTCGACACCCAGGTGCTCGAGCTCAGCCGGGCCGCGCTGGAGCAGCTGGGGTGCCCCGGCGAGCTCGTCGTCGTCCCCGGGGCGACGCACCTCTTCGAGGAGCCGGGCACGCTCGAGCGGGCCGGCGCCGCGGCGGCCGCGTGGTTCCGCCGCCACCTCGCCGACTGA